The stretch of DNA TATTATACGTTCGAGACGAAACTTCAAAATTCTGCTGAGAATTTTAAAGTCCGCATTTAAAAGGCTGATTGGACGGTATCCTCGTGCAGTATTTGCCGCTCCTCTCTTTTTTACTAACACGATTACTACGTTCGCGAACTCAGGAGGTATCTAGGATACTAGAACCTCGTTCAACACTAGATTCAACTCCCGATGAATTACGTCAAACGTTTGTTCGTAGAATTCAACTGGTAACCCATCGCTCCCTGCAGCCTTCTTTTTAGCTGATGTTCGGATCGATGCAAATATTTCTGCTGTTGTAATTTCGGCCATGCAGGCTTCATTTAAACCATCATTTATGGGAATCACCCTCTCGCATTCGAAAGGATACCGTACTGTCTCATCCACCTCTGACGCTGTATACAATCCCGTAAAATATCGATGCATATGATTTTCAATCGCTTCGGAGTTGTTCAGATTTTCGTCGTTTTCGCCACGCAGCTCTGTAatggtattttttttccgtcgtCTCTCACCCAGCTGGAAGGTGCTGATACTTTCCCCTGCAATGTAGGTGTCGTTGATGCGCATAAAATGTTGGGAGAACCTACGTTGATGTGCTAGCATTTGTGCTTTCACACGATTTATTGTGACTAGCATCGCTgggttttgaaaatattcatcGTACGCTTGCTTCAACTGGTTGTACAGCCGTTGGTGCTCCGCGTAGAATACGCTGTACGCTTCACGAGATTTCCGTCGGAAGAAAGACTGGATTCTCGGCTTAGCGTATGATATCCACCATGTGAGCCAGCTCGGATAATATCTTCGTTGTCGGGTCACATAATGCCATGAGATCTGAAACTCAATTATGTTCTCTACTGTCAGAATGTGGGGGCGTAATGACCAGTAGGCGCGACCAGGTTCGCGACCGAGACTAGGGAGGCATATTCGAGTAGTTAGTGCTTTGTGGTTCGTGAATGAGCACACATGTGTGGCCGCATTTCGCAGATGCGTAATGAGTCCATTGGTGACATAAATTCGGTCGAGCCTGGAGACGGAGTTGTGCGTTATGTAAGTGGGAGCCGGAGTCGTGGGATACAATTTTACCCATATGTCGCTCAGTTGCAGTTGCCGTATGGTGGCTTGAAGAGCTGGGCTGTTGTTATAGCCCGTCGAGTCACAAGGTCGCAACACACAGTTGAAGTCGCCAGCCAGAATCAAATTTTCTGTATTGTGCCGTAAATAAAAAGCGAgggtttcattgaaaaaaatttctcgTTCGGCACGCATTGCGGTGCCAGACGGTGCGTAGATATTGGCTAATGTCGTGTTTTCAACCCTAAGGGCAATAAGTCTTCCGTTCAAACTTTTCTCCGTGTGAGAGAAGCGTATATACTCCTTCAACGCTATCGCCGTCCCTCTCCTTGACTCATCAACGTTTGTGACGACGTTGTAACCAGGTATGAAGAGCTGCTCGTTCTCCACCTCTTGAAGAAAAACGATGTCGAGATCCATCGTTCTGCAGAAGGTTCGGAGCGCATTTAGCTTTGTTTCGTTGGTGATCGTGTTGATGTTTATAGTGGCAACGTTGTAACTGGTTCGATGACTCATTGCTTGTTATTTTGCTCCCTTTCGTCATCGCTGTCTTCTCGTCGTCTCCTGCATTGGCGGCGTACTCTTGAGCGTTTCGCCGATTCGTCTGTCTCGTTGCCATCGGATTTTCCACTAGCAGGTCCGTCGATCACTTCGCCACTAGCAGGAGGTTGTTGACCAGATGTGCTGGGCAACGACCTGCTATCCGATGGTTGATTCGAACCCGATATGGGTATGATAGGTATAGTGAGGGGTGGGAATTGTGTTTCCGATTGCGTATCGATCGGTTTTATTGTTGGTACGGACATCGGCAGTTGTTTTTGCTGCTGCTTCTGCTTCTTCGGCGGCGGATGCCGCAATACAGACGTAGGTTGACTCGGTATCGTAGTTTTTTGGACATGCGGTTTCGCAGTTGGCTTAGCATTCAAAGCCGCTGGCTGCTTCGTAGCATCAGCGTATGATTTTTGCACGAGCAGCTTCTTGTTCTGAACGCATGACGCTCCGACATGGATGAATTCACGACAATGTCGGCATGTTTGACGCTGACCAAAATAAGATAGCAGCGTTAACTCGCCTTCTATGACAACCCATGATTCTATGTTGTGTTTCACGATCATTTTCACAACTCGGACACCAGTGCAGATACCCGGAAAAAAATACTGCTGATCATTTCCGCATACCTGCTCTCGCACTGAGATGACGTCACCGTAGGCGGAGAGAAATTTGGTGATGGCATCATCCGACACATCTTCAGACAAATCGAATAATTTGACCTCCACTGCACCATCCTCCATCGTTATTCGTAGGGGAATCTTCACTCCTCCTTCCACTGTCACCTCGTGTTTTCCGTCGTGTTCATCGCACACTTTTTGTGCTAGCGCAAGATCGACTACCTTCACGAAGGCACATCCGAGACTTCGGCTACATTGGATCCTCGTCACTTCGCCTGGTTTCAAGCCCAGAATAGTTCCTACGAAGTTCTGGACTTTCGTGTAGTCCGGCTTACGCGGCATCATCGCATAATCTATGCGGAATGTATTTTCGCGGCGTACCATCACTGAGCCGTAGCATGCGGGAACACACGACTGCTCGGCGATGAAAATAACGCGGCGAAACGATTTAAAAGTTAGCTTGTAAAGACTTCCTGATTTAGCTTAAGCGAAAACGCGTCTGCTTGGCTCGGAAGATGAGCGCTAACTATGGCATATCATGCGTGTAAAATTGCACACCTTCATTTTTCAGGAGTGCCCCTACTTTTTGATACTCGTCAAGATTGGAGCACACTATTTTGATACCCACGCTGCACAACTTGAATCGCGGGAGCAGGTTATGCTGAGCAAGTTCAGACTCTAGTTTTGCCAGATCCATCCGTGATGTAAACAGCGGGGAACCCGTTCCTTTTTAACGACAGTATCGCCATTACCACTTTCCTCCGGAAGCGCCGAGAATTGATTGCTCTGGAGGAGCCGACTTGCTTAATCCTCCGCTGGGGCACTGGACTGCGTCCGGGCTTTTTTCGAAGGGGCACCGGTTGCTGCTGTGCTGGAACGTTGACGTCCCATATTCTGTTTTTTGGCGATGTTCACCAAGCACGCTAAAGCGTCTGATGTCGAATCCACTTCCAATGCGCGAAgaagcaaacaaaaacaaatacaatagaTTTTACATTTAACGAGAGCGAAAAAACACACGTGTTGTCGACGCGAGTGACACACGAAAACTGACAAgttgaataaataaaactagtgtttaaatatttgaattttAGAATGAGTTGCATAATATTGATACTCAGTGGTCGAGATACAACGTTTATATAGCGTCCAAAATATAGCGAATGTATGAGGGTTGAACAAATTTTCATGCAATgaattttctcagaaaataatgGCTATGCGTGATGTTTTCAAGATGGTCTATATCACTTAATACATCATAGATTGTGAACACCTTATAAAACAAGATCACAGTGTTTTTTTCTGTACGTAATATGTATAGTCTATATTATACATTGTACCACCCATTTGACAAAATTCAATTTACTGACACGAAACAATAAATTTATGAATCAGCCAAAATAGCCAAAATTCGAGGGGTATCCGAGACacaaccgcttaggacgtaggactactcaatctttttttttaatttgttggtttaacatttcggatattatttgcgaatacgtcgaaatgtcataaataactctttagtgaaaagttccggggaccctgaaaaggtttaatgacttgcgtggttttgtagaatcattcgaagcaacgattctttcttgcctttgcgagaacaatacactaattggtcatatgtcgcaatttgtttctttatagcAATGCACGCATTATACTGAGTAcgtaacgagaggcatcttccgtgcatcgccattcaacaaggaTCAAACactcgtctaacagatgcacacagttgcagcgctCGAAAGTTGAAAGTTTGAAATGATACCACctttatttgttgatttttcacgtAGTTACAGCATCAATCACTTCAATCacttcaaaaatcaattcaaattttcgactctttttttgttgagtgtattttcattcaaattttaacaaattaAAATTGCTTTTGTGTCTACTactctgatagagagtaaatttgctccacaaatacggatgaattattttggCGATTATTTTGTGTCAAGGTAAAATTGTCTCATTTCATAGCACGATTGAAATTGCCtcgaacggatttcagaatacaaaGGCCGAGTAAGATTCGATCGAGGTTCAAATTTATCGAATTCCGGATGGgtaactgttcgatattgtttctACAAATATGGTTTATGGCCCATGCGGGGTGATTTAAAACTTTTAACGTATTGGATGGCAGATGGACAATATACAAAGCGTTTTCCAAAAGATTTCACCAAAGACACGATCACAAACGTAGGGGGATATCCAATATATCAAAGATTCAATACTAACATTGGTGGATTATCATTCACAAACATCAACAACGCAGTCATTGTCATTCAAAATTGTTGGGTGGTACCATATTCACCTCAGGTGAGAAAAAATTCATGCTCATATTAATCTTGAGTTCTGCAGTTCGACGAAGAGCAATAAATACATTTGCCGTccgtgaataa from Toxorhynchites rutilus septentrionalis strain SRP chromosome 3, ASM2978413v1, whole genome shotgun sequence encodes:
- the LOC129772990 gene encoding uncharacterized protein LOC129772990 — translated: MSHRTSYNVATININTITNETKLNALRTFCRTMDLDIVFLQEVENEQLFIPGYNVVTNVDESRRGTAIALKEYIRFSHTEKSLNGRLIALRVENTTLANIYAPSGTAMRAEREIFFNETLAFYLRHNTENLILAGDFNCVLRPCDSTGYNNSPALQATIRQLQLSDIWVKLYPTTPAPTYITHNSVSRLDRIYVTNGLITHLRNAATHVCSFTNHKALTTRICLPSLGREPGRAYWSLRPHILTVENIIEFQISWHYVTRQRRYYPSWLTWWISYAKPRIQSFFRRKSREAYSVFYAEHQRLYNQLKQAYDEYFQNPAMLVTINRVKAQMLAHQRRFSQHFMRINDTYIAGESISTFQLGERRRKKNTITELRGENDENLNNSEAIENHMHRYFTGLYTASEVDETVRYPFECERVIPINDGLNEACMAEITTAEIFASIRTSAKKKAAGSDGLPVEFYEQTFDVIHRELNLVLNEVLVS